The following proteins are co-located in the Phragmites australis chromosome 10, lpPhrAust1.1, whole genome shotgun sequence genome:
- the LOC133883651 gene encoding GDSL esterase/lipase At5g45910-like: protein MAAVPAHSPRLLPLLVVAALLCLSAAPRCAGARSKKSYKAIFSFGDSLSDAGNLIVDGTPKALTTARPPYGMTFFGKPTGRCSNGRLVVDFLAEHFGLPLPPPSQAHGKDFKKGANFAITGATALEYSFFKAHGIDQRIWNTGSINTQVGWLQKMKPSLCKSEQECKDYFGKSLFVVGEFGGNDYNAPLFSGVAFSEVKTYVPLVAKAIANGVEKLIELGAKDLLVPGVLPIGCFPLYLTLYNTSNKADYNARTGCLRRYNRLAFHHNRELKQQLDELQKKYPQTKIMYGNYFKAAMQFVVSPGKFGFSTALQACCGAGGEGNYNFNLKKKCGEQGASVCSNPSAYVSWDGIHMTEAAYRMVATGWLNGPYAEPPILKS, encoded by the exons ATGGCCGCCGTCCCCGCGCATTCGCCGCGGCTGCTTCCCCTGCTCGTCGTCGCAGCGCTGCTGTGCCTCTCGGCGGCGCCGCGATGCGCCGGGGCCAGGAGCAAGAAGTCGTACAAAGCCATCTTCAGCTTCGGCGACTCGCTGTCCGACGCGGGGAACCTCATCGTCGACGGCACGCCCAAGGCGCTCACCACCGCGCGCCCGCCATACGGGATGACCTTCTTTGGCAAGCCCACCGGACGCTGCTCCAACGGCCGCCTCGTCGTCGACTTCCTCG CTGAGCATTTCgggctgccgctgccgccgccatcGCAGGCGCACGGCAAGGACTTCAAGAAGGGTGCCAACTTCGCCATCACCGGCGCGACGGCGCTGGAGTACTCCTTCTTCAAGGCGCATGGCATCGACCAGCGCATCTGGAATACTGGCTCCATCAACACCCAGGTCGGCTGGCTCCAGAAGATGAAGCCATCCCTCTGCAAATCGGAGCAAG AGTGCAAGGACTACTTCGGCAAGTCCCTTTTCGTGGTGGGGGAGTTTGGGGGCAATGACTACAATGCGCCGCTGTTCTCCGGTGTTGCATTTTCTGAAGTGAAGACTTATGTGCCTCTTGTTGCGAAGGCCATCGCTAATGGCGTCGAG AAATTGATCGAACTTGGGGCAAAAGACCTGTTGGTGCCCGGAGTTCTCCCGATCGGGTGCTTCCCGCTGTACCTGACACTATACAACACCAGCAACAAAGCGGACTACAATGCCCGCACCGGGTGCCTCCGGAGGTACAACCGTCTCGCCTTCCACCACAACAGGGAGCTCAAGCAGCAGCTTGATGAGCTGCAGAAGAAGTACCCGCAGACGAAAATCATGTATGGCAATTACTTCAAGGCTGCAATGCAGTTTGTCGTCAGCCCTGGAAAATTTG GTTTTAGCACAGCTTTGCAAGCTTGCTGCGGCGCTGGAGGGGAGGGCAACTACAACTTCAACCTGAAGAAGAAGTGCGGTGAGCAGGGTGCAAGCGTGTGCTCAAACCCGTCGGCGTATGTGAGCTGGGACGGCATCCACATGACCGAAGCTGCATACAGAATGGTCGCCACTGGCTGGTTGAATGGCCCTTACGCTGAACCCCCAATTCTGAAGTCATAA